Proteins co-encoded in one Medicago truncatula cultivar Jemalong A17 chromosome 8, MtrunA17r5.0-ANR, whole genome shotgun sequence genomic window:
- the LOC112417441 gene encoding protein ALP1-like, which translates to MAAVLRLCNDLLAKPEPIPQDCTDERWKWFKGCLGALDGTYIAVTPSASDRPIYRTRKGGLATNVLGVCTRDVRFIYILAGWDGSASDSRVLRNAIERPNGLAVPIGSYYLVDGGYTNGEGFLAPYRGKQYHLQEWGVGRRSPQDCEELFNYRHARARNVIERCFGLLKKRWAILRSPSFYPIRSTQCRMILACGLLHNFIRMHMASDPEEFAPLAEDEVLVGVEPVNVVETIEPSSQWTQGRDAHAQQMFT; encoded by the exons ATGGCTGCAGTTTTGAGGTTATGTAATGATTTACTTGCCAAACCTGAACCAATACCTCAAGATTGCACTGATGAAAGATGGAAGTGGTTTAAG GGATGCTTAGGGGCTTTAGATGGAACTTATATAGCAGTTACACCAAGTGCTTCTGACAGACCTATATATCGTACGAGGAAAGGTGGTCTTGCAACAAATGTTTTAGGTGTTTGTACAAGAGAtgtgaggtttatatacatacTAGCAGGGTGGGATGGATCAGCTTCAGACTCTAGGGTATTACGAAATGCAATAGAAAGGCCAAATGGGTTGGCAGTTCCAATTG GTTCATATTATCTTGTTGATGGTGGATATACTAATGGGGAAGGCTTTCTTGCCCCGTATAGAGGTAAACAATATCACTTGCAAGAGTGGGGTGTCGGTCGACGTTCACCTCAAGATTGTGAAGAGTTATTTAATTATAGGCATGCTCGGGCAAGGAATGTAATAGAGAGATGTTTTGGCCTATTGAAGAAACGATGGGCTATATTAAGAAGTCCATCATTTTATCCCATTAGGTCGACACAATGTCGAATGATCCTTGCTTGTGGTTTATTGCATAACTTCATCCGCATGCACATGGCGTCTGATCCAGAAGAATTTGCTCCATTAGCAGAAGATGAGGTGCTTGTGGGTGTGGAACCCGTTAATGTAGTGGAAACTATTGAACCTAGCAGCCAATGGACTCAAGGGAGGGATGCACATGCACAACAAATGTTTACATAA